A genomic region of Alligator mississippiensis isolate rAllMis1 chromosome 4, rAllMis1, whole genome shotgun sequence contains the following coding sequences:
- the KRT222 gene encoding keratin-like protein KRT222 isoform X1: MELSQLLNEIRANYETLLTRNQIDIVLSTSTQLEEATNERMDKDEEDLKAARAELSEARRQWHHMQIEIESLQAVEKGLENSLLATEHHYHMQLQSLEAEIEGLEKELQEVRKGIEKQLQEHEILLNTRMRLEQEIATYRRLLEREENRFRCPTHHRKDDRKPTTSKIAFILPSTGAIKKHETETVELMTKQAILNGNMVKERAEAHGTIQTEKVDEVIKEWEGSFFKDNPRLRKKSVSLRFDLHLAATDEGCLQTKQNNLPDIEVRLVMRRSSSIPSIKP; encoded by the exons ATGGAACTGTCCCAGCTCCTCAATGAGATCAGGGCAAACTATGAAACGCTCCTCACCAGAAATCAGATAGACATCGTCCTCTCAACAAGCACCCAG CTAGAAGAAGCTACAAATGAAAGAATGGACAAAGATGAGGAAGATTTAAaggcagccagagcagagctcagtGAAGCCAGGCGTCAGTGGCATCATATGCAAATTGAAATTGAATCTCTCCAAGCTGTG GAAAAGGGTTTGGAAAATTCATTGCTTGCCACAGAGCATCATTACCATATGCAACTACAGAGTTTAGAAGCTGAAATTGAAGGCTTAGAGAAAGAGCTACAGGAAGTGAGAAAAGGTATTGAGAAACAGCTTCAAGAGCATGAAATTCTACTGAATACAAGGATGAGGCTGGAGCAGGAGATAGCAACATATCGCAGGCTGCTAGAAAGAGAGGAGAACAG GTTTCGTTGTCCTACGCACCATAGAAAAGATGACAGAAAACCTACCACCAGCAAGATAGCTTTTATCTTACCATCAA CTGGGGCCATAAAGAAGCATGAGACTGAAACAGTAGAACTAATGACAAAACAAGCAATCCTTAATGGAAACATGGTGAAGGAAAGGGCTGAAGCTCATGGCACGATACA GACAGAAAAAGTGGATGAAGTTATTAAAGAATGGGAAGGTTCTTTCTTTAAGGACAACCCTCGCTTAaggaaaaaatctgtttctttgcGCTTTGATCTCCACCTAGCAGCAACAGATGAAGGCTGTTTACAGACTAAACAGAATAATCTACCTGATATTGAAGTCAGGCTGGTAATGAGGCGGTCTTCTAGTATTCCATCCATCAAACCTTAA
- the KRT222 gene encoding keratin-like protein KRT222 isoform X2 yields the protein MDKDEEDLKAARAELSEARRQWHHMQIEIESLQAVEKGLENSLLATEHHYHMQLQSLEAEIEGLEKELQEVRKGIEKQLQEHEILLNTRMRLEQEIATYRRLLEREENRFRCPTHHRKDDRKPTTSKIAFILPSTGAIKKHETETVELMTKQAILNGNMVKERAEAHGTIQTEKVDEVIKEWEGSFFKDNPRLRKKSVSLRFDLHLAATDEGCLQTKQNNLPDIEVRLVMRRSSSIPSIKP from the exons ATGGACAAAGATGAGGAAGATTTAAaggcagccagagcagagctcagtGAAGCCAGGCGTCAGTGGCATCATATGCAAATTGAAATTGAATCTCTCCAAGCTGTG GAAAAGGGTTTGGAAAATTCATTGCTTGCCACAGAGCATCATTACCATATGCAACTACAGAGTTTAGAAGCTGAAATTGAAGGCTTAGAGAAAGAGCTACAGGAAGTGAGAAAAGGTATTGAGAAACAGCTTCAAGAGCATGAAATTCTACTGAATACAAGGATGAGGCTGGAGCAGGAGATAGCAACATATCGCAGGCTGCTAGAAAGAGAGGAGAACAG GTTTCGTTGTCCTACGCACCATAGAAAAGATGACAGAAAACCTACCACCAGCAAGATAGCTTTTATCTTACCATCAA CTGGGGCCATAAAGAAGCATGAGACTGAAACAGTAGAACTAATGACAAAACAAGCAATCCTTAATGGAAACATGGTGAAGGAAAGGGCTGAAGCTCATGGCACGATACA GACAGAAAAAGTGGATGAAGTTATTAAAGAATGGGAAGGTTCTTTCTTTAAGGACAACCCTCGCTTAaggaaaaaatctgtttctttgcGCTTTGATCTCCACCTAGCAGCAACAGATGAAGGCTGTTTACAGACTAAACAGAATAATCTACCTGATATTGAAGTCAGGCTGGTAATGAGGCGGTCTTCTAGTATTCCATCCATCAAACCTTAA
- the LOC132250333 gene encoding endogenous retroviral envelope protein HEMO-like, which translates to MVYNFSKEPHVALIANRSEFYIDSNFTSYNISRSSRIAAERGPSYTMHINRKCRIWHNNCRDLNTLSAPGLYWLCGNRAHKILPWNWVGACTLGRVIPGFEMHSAIYLEQIKNFNHHMKRAVNPLATRNTGFHRFVRTFIPWLEVRELELAIINISATMEAMGNATADAIQALQKEISQISQVTIQHRIALDYLLVSQGGVCALVNSTCCVYVNQDMRIETDIHKIRNQLRVLHQVASENTDWSLEEMWSWLTSWLPDFGALGKKILYGILFVLIVLIMFYVLVQLILCCVKASRRSFSKARKPTAESRIMVLQKCEQIKRKRERLHDEIEGLMRMKI; encoded by the coding sequence atggtctacaacttttctaaggaacctcatgttgctctcattgcaaacagatcggaattttacattgactccaattttacttcttataatatatctcggtccagcaggatagcagctgaacgtggtccgtcctatacgatgcatatcaatcgaaagtgccggatatggcacaacaactgtcgagatttgaataccctttctgccccaggcctttactggctctgcggaaacagggctcataaaatcttgccctggaattgggtgggggcatgcactcttggacgtgttatccctggtttcgaaatgcatagtgcaatatatctggaacaaataaaaaatttcaaccatcacatgaaaagggcggttaaccccttagctaccagaaacacagggttccatcgatttgtgagaaccttcataccgtggcttgaagtaagagaattggaactagccataattaacatttcagccacaatggaagctatgggaaatgccactgcggatgcaattcaggctctgcaaaaagagatctcccagatctcacaagtaactatacaacaccgcatagccctagattacctattggtatcccagggaggagtatgtgccttagtaaactccacctgttgtgtctatgtcaatcaggacatgcgaatcgaaactgacattcacaaaatccgaaatcagttaagggtcttacatcaagtggcctcagaaaatactgactggagtctagaagaaatgtggtcttggctaacctcctggctcccagatttcggggcccttggcaagaaaatcctgtatggaatattgtttgtcttgatagttctgataatgttctatgtcttagtgcaactgatcctctgctgcgtgaaagccagcaggagaagctttagcaaggcaagaaaacccacagcagagtctagaataatggtgttacaaaagtgtgagcagattaaaagaaaacgtgaaaggctgcatgatgaaatagaggggctcatgagaatgaaaatttaa